In Halobaculum sp. XH14, a single genomic region encodes these proteins:
- a CDS encoding MTH1187 family thiamine-binding protein, with translation MTVIALLSVAPVTEGSMAGEVARAVAALDDFEVGYETNPMGTVIEADSIEELMAAATAAHQAVDGDRVSTVLKIDDKRTSDQHANEKVDAVERELGRPARSEGDDAVGDDD, from the coding sequence ATGACAGTCATCGCGCTCTTGAGCGTCGCACCGGTCACCGAGGGAAGCATGGCCGGCGAAGTCGCCAGGGCCGTCGCCGCGCTCGACGATTTCGAGGTGGGCTACGAGACGAACCCGATGGGGACCGTGATCGAGGCCGACTCCATCGAGGAACTGATGGCCGCCGCCACCGCCGCCCACCAGGCCGTCGACGGCGACCGCGTGAGCACGGTGCTGAAGATCGACGACAAGCGGACCAGCGACCAGCACGCGAACGAGAAGGTCGACGCCGTCGAACGGGAACTCGGCCGCCCGGCCAGAAGCGAGGGGGATGACGCGGTCGGCGACGACGACTGA